One region of Gammaproteobacteria bacterium genomic DNA includes:
- a CDS encoding TIGR03862 family flavoprotein yields the protein MSEPNNKGIAIVGGGPAGLMAAESALAAGVAVDLYETKGSVGRKFLLAGKGGLNLTHGEAFDSLLGRYGAARESLEPWLRDFDAEALRAWAAGLGIETFEGSSGRIFPSDMKAAPLLRGWVRRLRNQGLRLHVNHRCIGIDGTRLRFETPDGERATEAAAVVLALGGGSWPQLGSDGAWQSWLQEASVPVVPLQASNCGFDVAWSEHFASRFAGLPVKPVIAQLIDAQGQSIQQQGEFVISAAGIEGGLIYALSAPLRELCALHGSARLHLDLLPGRDETRLASELARQSHDRSLSERLRRGAGISGVKAGLLREGVPSGQMIDPRRLAAWLKAVPLTLLRPRPLAEAISSAGGVSMTALDHRLMLPSLPGVFFAGEMLDWEAPTGGYLLTASLATGRGAGLGAAAWLRSG from the coding sequence ATGAGTGAACCGAACAACAAAGGCATCGCCATCGTCGGTGGCGGACCGGCCGGTCTGATGGCCGCCGAATCCGCCCTCGCCGCCGGCGTTGCGGTGGACCTCTACGAAACCAAGGGCTCGGTCGGTCGCAAGTTCCTGCTGGCCGGCAAGGGCGGGCTCAACCTGACCCACGGCGAAGCCTTCGACAGCCTGCTCGGGCGTTACGGTGCCGCGCGCGAATCGCTCGAACCCTGGCTGCGCGATTTCGACGCCGAAGCCCTGCGCGCCTGGGCGGCCGGACTCGGCATCGAAACCTTCGAGGGCAGCTCGGGACGCATCTTTCCGTCCGACATGAAGGCCGCGCCGTTGCTGCGCGGCTGGGTACGGCGCCTGCGCAACCAAGGCCTGCGACTGCACGTGAATCACCGTTGCATCGGCATCGACGGCACGCGCCTGCGTTTCGAGACGCCCGACGGCGAACGCGCGACCGAGGCCGCCGCCGTGGTGCTGGCCCTGGGCGGCGGCAGCTGGCCGCAACTGGGCTCCGATGGCGCCTGGCAAAGCTGGCTGCAGGAAGCCTCGGTGCCGGTCGTGCCGTTGCAGGCCTCGAACTGCGGCTTCGACGTGGCCTGGAGCGAGCACTTCGCCTCACGTTTCGCCGGCCTGCCGGTCAAGCCGGTCATCGCACAATTGATCGATGCGCAGGGACAATCGATTCAACAGCAGGGCGAATTCGTGATCAGCGCCGCAGGCATCGAAGGCGGCCTGATCTACGCGCTGTCCGCGCCACTGCGCGAACTGTGTGCCTTGCACGGCTCGGCACGCCTACACCTGGACCTGCTGCCGGGACGCGACGAAACCCGGCTGGCTTCCGAGCTGGCGCGCCAGAGCCATGACCGATCGCTGAGCGAACGCCTGCGACGCGGCGCCGGCATCAGTGGCGTCAAGGCCGGATTGCTGCGCGAAGGCGTGCCCAGCGGCCAGATGATCGATCCACGCCGCCTCGCCGCCTGGCTCAAGGCGGTGCCGTTGACGCTGCTGCGCCCGCGCCCCTTGGCCGAGGCGATCAGCAGCGCCGGCGGCGTGTCGATGACGGCGCTTGATCATCGGCTGATGCTGCCGAGCCTGCCAGGCGTATTCTTCGCCGGCGAAATGCTCGATTGGGAAGCGCCGACCGGCGGCTACCTGTTGACCGCCAGTCTCGCCACAGGCCGCGGCGCCGGCCTTGGCGCGGCGGCCTGGCTGCGGTCGGGCTGA
- a CDS encoding E3 ubiquitin ligase family protein produces the protein MRDWLIGASEQEFWVLVSLSAAAGMLMLWLGFRSLRRARLIEDTPTARIRSAHQGYVELEGHARLMAGPTIICPLSYSRCVWYRYSVERRETTTRNGRRRTRWRAVNSGSSDDLFLLADTTGECIVDPDGARVTPSIHRVWYGASARPDRVPRNGRAWFGFGQYRYTERLILIGDYLYALGQFRTQGIVSQSFSEHEDVRELLADWKRDQRELLARFDANQDGTVDLEEWESARRAAIEQVRARHVEQSLDPDLHVLSRSRDGRPYLLSTRRQEHVVRDYRISAAWRIGLALMLIGLALYALQSRGVGGG, from the coding sequence GTGCGCGACTGGCTCATCGGTGCGTCGGAGCAGGAATTCTGGGTTCTCGTAAGCCTGTCCGCCGCCGCGGGCATGCTCATGCTGTGGCTGGGCTTTCGTTCACTGCGCCGCGCGCGCCTGATCGAGGACACGCCGACCGCGCGTATCCGCTCCGCGCATCAGGGCTACGTGGAACTCGAAGGCCATGCACGGCTGATGGCCGGCCCGACGATCATCTGCCCACTGAGCTACTCGCGCTGCGTCTGGTATCGCTACAGCGTGGAGCGTCGCGAAACCACCACGCGCAACGGGCGCCGCCGCACGCGCTGGCGCGCGGTCAATTCCGGCAGCAGCGACGACCTGTTCCTGCTGGCCGACACCACCGGCGAGTGCATCGTCGATCCCGATGGCGCCCGCGTCACGCCGAGCATTCATCGCGTCTGGTACGGCGCCTCGGCACGACCCGACCGCGTGCCGAGGAACGGCCGGGCCTGGTTCGGCTTCGGACAGTATCGCTACACCGAGCGCCTGATCCTGATCGGCGACTACCTGTACGCACTCGGCCAGTTCCGGACCCAGGGCATCGTCAGCCAGAGTTTCAGCGAACACGAGGATGTGCGCGAACTGCTGGCCGACTGGAAGCGCGACCAGCGTGAACTGCTCGCCCGTTTCGATGCGAATCAGGATGGCACGGTGGACCTGGAGGAATGGGAATCAGCCCGGCGCGCCGCGATCGAGCAGGTGCGGGCGCGCCACGTCGAACAGTCGCTGGACCCGGACCTCCATGTACTCAGCCGGTCCCGCGACGGGCGACCGTACCTGTTGTCCACACGCCGCCAGGAGCACGTCGTCCGTGATTACCGGATCTCCGCGGCATGGCGCATCGGCCTGGCCCTGATGCTGATCGGGCTCGCCTTGTACGCGCTGCAATCGCGCGGTGTCGGTGGCGGCTGA
- a CDS encoding LemA family protein, with protein MIMGYIWLVLIAVVLIYGVIIYNGLVNLKHAVSQAWSNIEILLKQRHDELPKLVEACKQYMQFERDTLEKVMQARAAAHTAREKGDVKGVGQAEGMMRLGLGNIVATVEAYPELKANQSMQQLLGRITGLENGISDRREFYNEAVNRNNVRIETIPDVFVARSFGFKPADLLVFSEAETSDVDVRALFAR; from the coding sequence ATGATCATGGGCTACATCTGGCTGGTGCTGATCGCCGTCGTGCTGATCTATGGCGTCATCATCTACAACGGTCTGGTCAACCTCAAACACGCCGTCTCGCAGGCCTGGAGCAATATCGAGATTCTGCTGAAGCAGCGGCACGACGAATTGCCGAAGCTGGTGGAAGCCTGCAAGCAATACATGCAGTTCGAACGCGACACACTGGAAAAAGTCATGCAGGCCCGCGCTGCCGCCCACACCGCGCGCGAGAAGGGCGACGTCAAAGGCGTGGGTCAGGCGGAAGGCATGATGCGTCTCGGGCTCGGCAACATCGTCGCCACCGTCGAAGCCTATCCGGAGCTCAAGGCCAACCAGAGCATGCAACAACTGCTGGGCCGCATCACCGGCCTGGAGAACGGCATCTCCGACCGGCGCGAGTTCTACAACGAGGCGGTGAATCGCAACAACGTGAGAATCGAGACGATTCCGGACGTTTTCGTGGCGCGCAGCTTCGGCTTCAAACCAGCGGATCTGCTGGTCTTCAGCGAGGCTGAAACCAGCGACGTGGACGTACGCGCGCTGTTTGCCCGCTAA
- a CDS encoding alpha/beta hydrolase yields MTRLRILISAAIGACALLVGCTGVGALNAITPDRGYTLAEDVVYDGSSNMKLDVYAPTTDVVGGAPVVVFFYGGRWQSGSKDDYRFVGQALAAQGYVAVIPDYRLYPDVRFPSFLEDSAKALRWAHDNASRFRGDAAKLFVMGHSSGAYNAAMLALDPRFLTAVGGSRDWLSGMIGLAGPYDFLPIYDPTLRDIFGPPEKFQDTQPIFHVDGENPPLLLMAGQDDEIVQAENTNSLRRAVVSAGGAVDVVMYPKMSHEKLVSSLATRLQSSTDVMAHVVEFINENTAGR; encoded by the coding sequence ATGACACGACTTCGCATATTGATTTCGGCCGCGATTGGCGCCTGCGCCTTGCTGGTCGGTTGCACCGGTGTTGGTGCGCTCAACGCGATCACGCCGGACCGCGGCTACACGCTGGCCGAAGACGTCGTCTATGACGGCTCCAGCAACATGAAGCTCGACGTGTACGCGCCGACCACCGATGTCGTCGGCGGCGCGCCGGTCGTGGTGTTCTTCTACGGTGGGCGCTGGCAGAGTGGCTCCAAGGATGACTACCGCTTCGTCGGGCAGGCCTTGGCGGCGCAGGGCTATGTCGCCGTGATTCCCGACTATCGCCTGTATCCGGACGTGCGCTTTCCGTCGTTTCTGGAAGACAGCGCCAAAGCCCTGCGCTGGGCGCACGACAATGCCTCGCGATTCCGTGGAGATGCCGCAAAGCTGTTCGTGATGGGGCATTCCTCCGGCGCCTACAACGCCGCGATGCTGGCGCTGGACCCGCGTTTTCTCACCGCCGTGGGCGGCTCGCGGGACTGGCTGTCCGGCATGATCGGTCTGGCGGGCCCCTATGACTTCCTGCCGATCTACGACCCCACGCTGCGCGACATCTTCGGCCCGCCCGAGAAGTTCCAGGACACGCAGCCGATCTTTCACGTCGATGGCGAAAATCCGCCATTGCTGCTGATGGCCGGCCAGGACGACGAAATCGTCCAGGCCGAGAATACCAACAGCCTGCGCCGCGCCGTGGTCTCGGCCGGCGGTGCCGTGGACGTGGTGATGTATCCGAAGATGAGCCACGAAAAACTGGTGAGCTCGCTGGCAACGCGCCTGCAGTCCAGCACCGACGTGATGGCGCACGTCGTCGAGTTCATCAACGAGAACACGGCCGGCCGATGA
- a CDS encoding gamma carbonic anhydrase family protein produces MIRPFQTIAPQLGARVYVDEQAAVIGDVHLGDDASVWPFAVARGDVNSIRIGARSSVQDNSVLHCTHDGPYTPGGTPLIIGADVTIGHSVTLHACTVGDRCLIGMGAIVLDRVVIEDDVMLAAGSLVPPGKRLKRGWLYRGSPAQPTRELSADELENFRYSAAHYVRLKDQYLAAIAASQS; encoded by the coding sequence ATGATCCGTCCGTTCCAGACCATCGCCCCACAGCTCGGTGCCCGCGTCTATGTCGACGAACAGGCCGCCGTCATCGGCGACGTGCATCTTGGCGACGATGCTTCGGTATGGCCGTTCGCGGTCGCCCGCGGCGATGTCAACAGCATTCGCATCGGCGCGCGCAGCAGCGTGCAGGACAACAGCGTGTTGCACTGTACGCATGACGGCCCCTACACGCCGGGCGGTACGCCGCTGATCATCGGCGCCGACGTCACCATCGGTCATAGCGTGACCCTGCATGCCTGCACCGTCGGCGACCGCTGCCTGATCGGCATGGGCGCCATCGTGCTCGACCGGGTCGTGATCGAGGACGACGTGATGCTCGCCGCCGGCAGTCTGGTCCCGCCCGGCAAGCGGCTCAAGCGCGGATGGCTTTATCGCGGTTCGCCGGCCCAGCCGACACGTGAGCTGAGCGCCGACGAACTGGAGAACTTCAGGTATTCGGCCGCGCATTACGTGCGGCTCAAGGACCAATATCTCGCCGCAATCGCGGCATCCCAGTCATGA
- the gpmA gene encoding 2,3-diphosphoglycerate-dependent phosphoglycerate mutase has translation MSRKLVLLRHGQSQWNLDNRFTGWVDVDLTDKGRTEAFAAGELMREEGLQFDVAYTSVLLRAIRTLNIALDAMEQQWIPVLKSWRLNERHYGALQGLNKAETTAKHGEEQVTIWRRSYDIPPPPMDESDPGHPRKERRYAEVDYNALPDTESLKTTLDRVMPYWVDKIAPDLKAGKTVLVTAHGNSLRALYKYLNKVPDDEIVKLNIPTGIPLLFELNDDLGVISYRYLGDPEQARLAAEAVANQAKKA, from the coding sequence ATGAGCCGAAAACTCGTACTGTTGCGCCACGGCCAGAGCCAGTGGAACCTCGACAACCGCTTCACCGGCTGGGTGGATGTCGATCTGACCGACAAGGGGCGCACCGAAGCCTTTGCCGCCGGCGAACTGATGCGCGAGGAAGGCCTGCAATTCGATGTGGCCTATACCTCGGTGCTGCTGCGCGCGATCCGCACGCTCAATATCGCGCTCGACGCGATGGAGCAGCAGTGGATTCCGGTGCTCAAGAGCTGGCGCCTCAACGAACGCCACTACGGCGCCCTGCAGGGTCTGAACAAGGCCGAGACCACGGCCAAGCACGGCGAGGAACAGGTCACGATCTGGCGCCGCTCCTACGACATCCCGCCGCCGCCGATGGACGAATCCGACCCCGGCCATCCGCGCAAGGAACGCCGCTACGCGGAAGTGGATTACAACGCGCTGCCGGACACCGAATCGCTCAAGACCACGCTCGACCGCGTGATGCCGTACTGGGTCGACAAGATCGCCCCGGACCTCAAGGCCGGCAAGACCGTGCTGGTAACGGCGCACGGCAACTCCCTGCGCGCGCTCTACAAGTACCTCAACAAGGTGCCGGACGACGAGATCGTCAAGCTCAACATCCCCACCGGGATTCCGCTGCTGTTCGAACTCAACGACGACCTTGGCGTGATCTCCTACCGCTATCTCGGCGATCCGGAACAGGCGAGGCTGGCTGCGGAAGCCGTGGCCAATCAGGCCAAGAAGGCCTGA
- a CDS encoding addiction module protein has product MGLKTEARHAPNLIDAALLTRIQTLSPADRMELLGAVWKSFTPEDAPVTEEERKLLDARLADARDNPDDQSPWREVQARLSQQLP; this is encoded by the coding sequence TTGGGCCTCAAAACCGAAGCGCGCCATGCTCCGAACCTGATCGATGCCGCATTGCTAACGCGTATCCAGACCCTCAGCCCGGCGGACCGCATGGAGCTTCTGGGCGCTGTCTGGAAGTCCTTCACGCCTGAAGACGCGCCGGTTACAGAAGAGGAAAGGAAACTGCTGGATGCACGTCTGGCGGATGCCCGGGACAATCCGGACGATCAAAGCCCGTGGCGAGAGGTGCAGGCGCGGCTGAGCCAGCAGCTTCCTTGA
- a CDS encoding patatin-like phospholipase family protein, with translation MRPPGMTGLALTAGGARGAYQAGVLKRIGEIPALRDAPSPFQIIAGASAGAINGAAVAAYSERLHAGTSQIAQLWAGLTAAQVYRTDLRAMLGTGARFAADVALGRLGRAGRVHALLDAAPLRALLEHELPLDGIARAVDARQLYALAITATGYHSGKSYSFIQGRAGHPLWRKSRRIALRAPITVDHVCASASIPLVFPPVALDAGGGTSWFGDGAMRLTTPLSPAIRLGAERILAIGIRCRQSEEELTTEELSADGDNGRSIPPQPPLAQICGTFLNAIFLDHLDADLDHLIRMNNMVSAYTEGAGHPPEMSQLREPMRVVQPLVVAPSEDFAVVASSLLNRLPASLRFMLDALGTPDAKSADLTSYLLFDPAYTRALLDIGYRDAAARIDEIEAFLRRGEQTRGAHRGEVGR, from the coding sequence ATGCGCCCACCCGGCATGACAGGACTGGCATTGACCGCAGGCGGGGCGCGCGGTGCCTACCAGGCCGGCGTGCTCAAGCGCATCGGCGAGATTCCGGCGCTGCGCGACGCGCCTTCGCCGTTCCAGATCATCGCCGGCGCTTCGGCCGGCGCCATCAATGGCGCCGCCGTGGCCGCCTACAGCGAACGACTGCACGCAGGCACTTCACAGATCGCCCAGTTGTGGGCTGGCCTCACCGCGGCCCAGGTGTATCGAACCGACCTGCGGGCGATGCTCGGCACCGGCGCCCGTTTCGCGGCCGACGTGGCTTTGGGGCGGCTCGGCCGCGCCGGACGCGTCCATGCCCTGCTCGACGCCGCACCATTGCGGGCACTGCTCGAACACGAACTGCCGCTGGACGGCATCGCCCGAGCGGTCGATGCCAGGCAACTTTATGCGCTGGCGATCACGGCCACTGGCTACCACTCCGGCAAGTCCTACAGCTTCATTCAGGGCCGCGCCGGCCATCCGCTTTGGCGCAAGAGCCGCCGTATCGCCTTGCGCGCCCCGATCACGGTCGACCATGTCTGCGCCTCGGCCTCGATTCCGCTGGTGTTCCCACCGGTGGCGCTCGACGCGGGTGGCGGCACCTCCTGGTTTGGCGACGGCGCGATGCGCCTGACCACACCGCTGAGCCCCGCGATCCGGCTCGGCGCCGAGCGCATTCTGGCGATCGGCATTCGTTGCCGGCAGAGCGAGGAAGAGCTGACCACCGAGGAGCTTTCGGCCGACGGTGACAACGGCCGTTCAATACCGCCGCAGCCGCCACTGGCACAAATCTGCGGCACCTTTCTCAATGCGATCTTTCTCGACCATCTGGATGCGGACCTGGACCACCTGATCCGCATGAACAACATGGTTTCGGCCTATACCGAAGGCGCCGGCCATCCGCCGGAGATGTCCCAGTTGCGCGAACCGATGCGTGTGGTCCAACCGCTGGTGGTGGCACCGTCCGAGGATTTCGCGGTGGTTGCCAGCAGCCTGCTCAACCGCCTGCCGGCCTCGCTGCGCTTCATGCTGGACGCGCTGGGCACGCCGGATGCGAAAAGCGCGGACCTCACCAGCTACCTGCTGTTCGATCCCGCGTACACGCGCGCGCTGCTCGATATCGGCTATCGCGACGCGGCGGCGCGCATCGACGAGATTGAAGCGTTTCTGCGCAGGGGCGAGCAAACCCGGGGGGCACACCGGGGTGAAGTCGGGCGCTGA
- the surE gene encoding 5'/3'-nucleotidase SurE, whose amino-acid sequence MRTRYVPTISGLLLLAVLPLSAGARAADDGHWPHRVLITNDDGIDAAGIAALARAFAPIADTYVVAPEHNQSGTSNYARVMQTGRLNVTPRELEPGVRAWAVDGYPADCVIVGSLALMGGRPDLVISGINHGDNLGLDWIGSGTVGAARTAALGGVPAIAVSTVDEPDPETLSAASDWIVALARTERVRDMTPGRYLTVSIPAAAEVRGVRVTQRADLLSVPTFSRLTSDDSSARQTWVVDGLRTQETEIPADSDEILFKAGYIVVVPMQVDENDETSRRRLAGDPDALPSWTARSGAD is encoded by the coding sequence ATGCGAACCCGCTACGTTCCGACAATCTCCGGGCTGCTGCTGCTCGCCGTACTGCCGCTCAGTGCCGGAGCGCGTGCTGCGGATGACGGCCACTGGCCGCACCGCGTTCTGATCACCAATGACGACGGGATCGACGCGGCCGGCATCGCCGCCCTGGCACGCGCGTTCGCGCCGATCGCGGACACCTACGTCGTCGCACCCGAGCACAACCAGAGCGGCACCAGCAACTACGCCCGCGTGATGCAAACCGGACGCCTCAACGTCACACCACGCGAGCTCGAACCCGGCGTCCGTGCCTGGGCGGTGGACGGCTATCCGGCGGACTGTGTCATCGTCGGTTCCCTGGCACTGATGGGTGGCAGACCGGACCTGGTGATCTCCGGCATCAATCACGGTGACAATCTCGGGCTCGACTGGATCGGCTCCGGTACCGTCGGCGCGGCGCGCACGGCGGCGCTGGGTGGCGTACCGGCCATCGCGGTCTCCACGGTGGACGAACCCGACCCCGAAACCCTGAGCGCCGCGTCGGACTGGATCGTCGCGCTGGCCCGAACTGAACGGGTGCGCGACATGACGCCGGGGCGCTATCTCACCGTCAGCATTCCGGCGGCCGCGGAGGTCCGCGGCGTGCGCGTGACCCAGCGTGCCGATCTGCTGTCGGTCCCCACCTTCTCAAGATTGACCAGCGACGATTCCTCGGCTCGGCAGACCTGGGTCGTCGACGGCTTACGCACGCAGGAAACCGAAATTCCCGCGGACAGCGACGAAATCCTGTTCAAGGCCGGCTACATCGTGGTGGTGCCGATGCAGGTGGACGAAAATGACGAGACCAGCCGGCGGCGACTGGCCGGGGACCCGGACGCGCTGCCGTCCTGGACGGCCCGCAGCGGCGCCGACTGA
- a CDS encoding acyltransferase family protein, which yields MNRRHDIDALRVIAFGLLILYHVGMVYVADWGFHIKSSYLSDWLQWPMLLSNRWRMALLFVISGIALSFLRPRSGLLRLVGQRSLRLMLPLLFGMFVVVPIQPWCEARASGAIDFGFAEFMWRYWHFGPWPPITWTADKLLGITWNHLWYLVYLWIYTLALIALMPLMETRAGRWLQDRFTGLRGAWLLLIPALPKMFYLATLGDAYPPNNGLFDDWYQHAFYFTWFVFGYWLGRNQGLWDELLRLRWHSLGLAIIGYAIYAPMVLRWEGPDFGGVPLLAMRWLSGLNTWMWIATVLAWSYRWLNRPFAWLDYANRAVYPWYILHQSLIVLLAWWLIPKQLGPVVEPALLIGGTVLGCAVLHHFVIRPLRPLHPFFGLKTVPRTGAPETAPRLAA from the coding sequence ATGAACCGCCGCCACGACATCGACGCCCTGCGCGTCATCGCCTTCGGCCTGCTGATCCTCTATCACGTCGGCATGGTCTACGTGGCCGACTGGGGCTTTCACATCAAGAGCAGCTACCTGTCCGATTGGCTGCAATGGCCGATGCTGTTGTCCAACCGCTGGCGCATGGCGTTGCTGTTCGTGATTTCCGGAATCGCCTTGAGTTTCCTGAGGCCGCGCAGCGGACTGCTGAGACTGGTCGGGCAACGCAGCCTGCGCCTGATGCTGCCGCTGCTGTTCGGCATGTTCGTGGTGGTGCCGATCCAGCCCTGGTGCGAAGCCCGCGCCAGCGGCGCGATCGACTTCGGCTTTGCGGAGTTCATGTGGCGTTACTGGCACTTCGGACCGTGGCCGCCGATCACCTGGACGGCCGACAAGCTGCTCGGCATCACCTGGAATCACCTGTGGTACCTGGTCTACTTGTGGATCTATACCCTGGCGCTGATCGCGCTGATGCCGCTGATGGAGACGCGTGCCGGACGCTGGCTGCAGGACCGTTTCACCGGGCTGCGCGGCGCCTGGCTGCTGTTGATCCCGGCCTTGCCGAAGATGTTCTACCTGGCCACGCTCGGCGACGCCTACCCGCCGAACAACGGCCTGTTCGACGACTGGTATCAGCACGCCTTCTATTTCACCTGGTTCGTGTTCGGCTACTGGCTGGGGCGCAACCAGGGGCTGTGGGACGAACTGCTGCGACTGCGTTGGCACAGCTTGGGCCTGGCGATCATCGGCTACGCGATCTACGCGCCGATGGTGCTGCGCTGGGAGGGGCCGGATTTCGGCGGCGTCCCGCTGCTGGCGATGCGCTGGCTGTCCGGCCTCAACACCTGGATGTGGATCGCCACGGTGCTGGCCTGGTCGTACCGCTGGCTGAACCGCCCGTTTGCCTGGCTGGACTACGCGAATCGCGCGGTCTATCCGTGGTACATCCTGCATCAGAGCCTGATCGTGCTGCTGGCCTGGTGGCTGATCCCCAAACAGCTCGGCCCGGTCGTCGAGCCGGCCTTGCTGATCGGCGGCACCGTGCTCGGCTGCGCTGTGCTGCATCACTTCGTGATCCGTCCGCTGCGGCCGCTGCATCCCTTCTTCGGACTCAAGACTGTACCGCGGACCGGGGCTCCTGAAACCGCCCCGCGCCTCGCGGCCTGA
- a CDS encoding LytTR family transcriptional regulator: MSVPTLPASASDSYDLLRRYLARRAIYERIVVVLIYLGSAVSNAIIVNIDVSRSGLGDRIAPWEPWVWELSSNLVLLALLPLVLAVNARHPLVWGRLRRSLGAHLIVTLPYCLIHVCAMVALRHAAYRVAGAHYDFGNWGRGLFYEYLKDARSYFSVLAAIYFYQLMLLRLQGEARLLAAPEVGAPAEAVERPQRFLVRKFGKEFLVAVADVEWIEASGNYVNLYVSGRHYPLRATMASIEDRLDPQRFVRVHRSYIVNLAQVASIEPLDTGDARLFLLDGTQLPCSRRYRAALRASAAV, encoded by the coding sequence ATGTCCGTTCCCACTCTGCCGGCGTCCGCGTCCGACTCCTACGATCTGCTGCGACGCTACCTCGCGCGCCGCGCCATCTACGAACGCATCGTGGTGGTGCTGATCTATCTGGGGTCCGCCGTCAGCAACGCGATCATCGTCAATATCGACGTCAGCCGGTCCGGGCTGGGCGATCGCATCGCGCCGTGGGAACCCTGGGTCTGGGAACTGTCCAGCAATCTGGTGCTGCTGGCCTTGCTGCCGCTGGTGCTGGCGGTGAATGCACGCCACCCCTTGGTCTGGGGCCGTCTGCGCCGCTCGCTCGGCGCGCACCTGATCGTGACGCTGCCGTACTGCCTGATTCATGTCTGCGCGATGGTGGCGCTGCGGCACGCCGCGTACCGCGTGGCGGGTGCGCACTACGACTTCGGCAATTGGGGCCGCGGCCTGTTCTACGAATACCTCAAGGATGCGCGCAGCTATTTTTCGGTACTGGCGGCGATCTACTTCTATCAACTGATGCTGTTGCGATTGCAAGGCGAGGCGCGTCTGCTGGCGGCGCCGGAGGTCGGTGCGCCGGCCGAAGCGGTCGAGCGCCCGCAACGCTTCCTGGTTCGCAAGTTCGGCAAGGAGTTCCTGGTGGCGGTGGCCGATGTCGAATGGATCGAGGCCTCCGGCAACTACGTGAACCTCTACGTGAGTGGGCGGCACTATCCGCTACGCGCAACCATGGCCTCCATTGAGGATCGCCTTGATCCGCAACGCTTCGTGCGCGTACACCGCAGCTATATCGTGAACCTTGCACAGGTCGCATCGATCGAGCCGCTGGATACGGGAGACGCGCGCCTGTTTCTTCTGGATGGCACGCAGCTGCCATGCAGTCGACGCTACCGTGCGGCGCTGCGGGCCTCGGCCGCGGTCTGA